A portion of the Streptomyces sp. YPW6 genome contains these proteins:
- a CDS encoding peptidoglycan recognition protein — MWSRRLVLGVLVLPLALLVFGDGPASRAPETELATGPRPPRGLPQPAMVSRRDWHADEKLVREGPHYTGAARAVFVHHTGNPNDYDCADAPELIRAVQRDHIRQDGWDDIGYNFLVDRCGTIYEGRAGGVGRAVLGAHTKGFNVDTVGIAAIGNFGEGVAVPKPMLDALVELAAWKLRPGADPLGSVDLISTNDESRFDEGQVASLHVISGHRDSFETRCPGDALYALLPELRERAAKLRATVPGHSAAARLRPSL, encoded by the coding sequence ATGTGGTCCCGCCGACTCGTCCTGGGCGTTCTGGTCCTGCCCCTGGCCCTCCTGGTGTTCGGGGACGGGCCGGCGTCGCGCGCGCCGGAGACGGAACTGGCCACCGGGCCCCGCCCGCCGCGCGGCCTCCCACAGCCGGCCATGGTCAGCCGCCGGGACTGGCACGCGGACGAGAAGCTGGTGCGGGAAGGACCGCACTACACGGGCGCGGCGCGGGCGGTGTTCGTCCACCACACCGGCAACCCCAACGACTACGACTGCGCGGACGCCCCCGAACTGATCCGGGCCGTGCAGCGCGACCACATCCGGCAGGACGGCTGGGACGACATCGGCTACAACTTCCTCGTCGACCGCTGCGGCACCATCTACGAGGGCCGTGCCGGCGGCGTCGGCCGCGCGGTGCTCGGCGCGCACACCAAGGGGTTCAACGTCGACACCGTCGGCATCGCGGCCATCGGGAACTTCGGCGAGGGCGTGGCGGTGCCGAAGCCGATGCTGGACGCGCTGGTGGAGCTCGCCGCCTGGAAGCTGCGGCCCGGAGCGGACCCGCTGGGCAGCGTCGACCTGATCTCGACGAACGACGAGAGCCGTTTCGACGAGGGGCAGGTGGCCAGCCTGCACGTCATCTCCGGCCACCGCGACAGCTTCGAGACCCGCTGCCCCGGCGACGCGCTCTACGCACTGCTGCCCGAACTGCGTGAGCGCGCCGCGAAGCTGCGCGCCACCGTCCCCGGCCACTCGGCGGCGGCCCGCCTGCGACCGTCCCTGTGA
- a CDS encoding APC family permease — protein MAHDRVRDEPDAGLKPNAIGFVDALVIGLNATSPAYSLAAVIGPIVALVGIYAPGVMFASFVPMLLIASAFYYLNKVDQDCGTTFSWVTRAMGPWAGWLGGWAITMTGVLVVGSLADVAVSFTLLAVGLDGWVDNDFARQLLTVLLIIVMTGLCVIGTELSAKVQNVLILLQIAFLLVFVAVALYRVYAGTTGFDSIEPAVGWLDPFGAGGAALTGGLLLGVFIYWGWESAVNLTEETEDSASAPGRAGLWSTVVLLVTYLSVAIAVVAFAGTAFLAENAGEEEFIFAQLAGDVLGGWDWILLLAVATSAIASTQTTIIPASRTALSMARRQALPQHFGHISPRFRTPDVSTWWVAAIAIAWYLVVNQISANALFDSLTALSLLIAFYYALTGVACAVYYRRHLTESLRNFLLIGLGPVAGAGLLTWLLVRSVIDMSDPANSYSGTSWFGLGPPLVIGIAIALAGVVLMVVWRLRDAVFWQERPGVADPDLVRGTITGTGGPGDAGGPGGRGPGDAGGPGERGGPGDAGGPGGPGDPGAGKEP, from the coding sequence ATGGCCCACGACCGTGTGCGGGACGAACCGGATGCCGGCCTCAAGCCGAACGCGATCGGGTTCGTCGACGCCCTGGTCATCGGTCTGAACGCGACCTCCCCGGCGTACTCGCTGGCCGCCGTCATCGGGCCGATCGTGGCCCTGGTGGGGATCTACGCCCCGGGCGTCATGTTCGCCTCGTTCGTGCCGATGCTGCTGATCGCCTCCGCCTTCTACTACCTGAACAAGGTCGACCAGGACTGCGGGACGACGTTCTCCTGGGTGACCCGGGCGATGGGCCCGTGGGCGGGCTGGCTGGGCGGCTGGGCGATCACCATGACCGGGGTCCTGGTGGTGGGCTCGCTGGCCGACGTGGCGGTGAGCTTCACCCTGCTGGCGGTGGGTCTGGACGGCTGGGTGGACAACGACTTCGCGCGCCAGCTCCTCACCGTGCTGCTGATCATCGTGATGACCGGGCTCTGCGTGATCGGCACCGAGCTGTCGGCCAAGGTGCAGAACGTCCTGATCCTCCTCCAGATCGCGTTCCTGCTGGTGTTCGTCGCGGTGGCGCTCTACCGGGTGTACGCGGGCACGACCGGCTTCGACTCGATCGAGCCGGCCGTCGGCTGGCTCGACCCGTTCGGCGCGGGCGGCGCCGCGCTGACCGGCGGGCTGCTGCTCGGCGTCTTCATCTACTGGGGCTGGGAGTCCGCGGTGAACCTCACCGAGGAGACCGAGGACTCCGCCAGCGCCCCCGGCAGGGCGGGCCTGTGGTCCACCGTCGTGCTCCTGGTGACCTACCTGTCGGTCGCCATCGCGGTCGTCGCCTTCGCGGGGACGGCGTTCCTGGCGGAGAACGCGGGCGAGGAGGAGTTCATCTTCGCCCAGCTCGCCGGAGACGTCCTGGGCGGCTGGGACTGGATCCTGCTGCTGGCGGTCGCCACCTCCGCGATCGCCTCCACCCAGACGACGATCATCCCGGCGTCCCGGACCGCCCTGTCCATGGCCCGCCGCCAGGCGCTGCCGCAGCACTTCGGGCACATCAGCCCCCGGTTCCGTACCCCGGACGTGAGTACGTGGTGGGTCGCCGCGATCGCCATCGCCTGGTACCTGGTCGTCAACCAGATCTCCGCCAACGCCCTCTTCGACTCGCTGACCGCGCTGTCCCTGCTGATCGCCTTCTACTACGCGCTCACCGGAGTGGCCTGCGCCGTCTACTACCGTCGCCATCTCACCGAGAGCCTGCGGAACTTCCTGCTCATCGGGCTCGGCCCGGTGGCCGGCGCCGGACTGCTGACCTGGCTGCTGGTGCGCTCGGTCATCGACATGTCCGACCCTGCCAACTCCTACAGCGGCACCTCCTGGTTCGGGCTCGGACCGCCGCTCGTCATCGGCATCGCGATCGCCCTGGCCGGTGTGGTCCTCATGGTGGTGTGGCGGCTGCGCGACGCGGTGTTCTGGCAGGAGCGGCCGGGAGTCGCGGACCCGGACCTGGTACGCGGCACGATCACCGGCACCGGCGGACCGGGGGACGCGGGCGGCCCCGGTGGACGCGGCCCCGGTGACGCGGGCGGACCGGGTGAACGCGGCGGCCCCGGTGACGCGGGCGGCCCCGGCGGACCTGGTGACCCGGGTGCCGGAAAGGAGCCTTGA
- a CDS encoding universal stress protein — protein MSVVLGYDESPGAARALRIAIEVAAAYGEELVMVYGAAAPGLRDGAEYRSHYDAIRQAGRTGLEHALSSAEEAGVPASVEVLDEKPAQALLDAAERHGARVIVVGTWGESPMRGALLGSTPHKLLHMSSVPVLCVPSEEGPEQPQP, from the coding sequence ATGTCGGTCGTCCTCGGTTACGACGAATCCCCCGGCGCCGCCCGCGCCCTGCGCATCGCCATCGAGGTGGCGGCCGCGTACGGGGAGGAGCTGGTGATGGTCTACGGGGCGGCCGCCCCCGGCCTGCGCGACGGCGCGGAGTACCGCAGCCACTACGACGCGATCCGGCAGGCCGGCCGCACCGGCCTGGAGCACGCGCTCAGCTCCGCCGAGGAGGCGGGGGTCCCGGCGTCGGTCGAGGTGCTGGACGAGAAGCCCGCACAGGCCCTGCTCGACGCCGCCGAACGGCACGGGGCCCGGGTCATCGTGGTCGGCACCTGGGGCGAGAGCCCGATGCGCGGGGCCCTGCTGGGCTCGACCCCGCACAAGCTGCTGCACATGTCGTCGGTCCCGGTGCTGTGCGTACCGTCGGAGGAGGGCCCGGAGCAGCCGCAGCCGTAG
- a CDS encoding cation:proton antiporter — protein sequence MEHPGTLVLIMALAVLAPLLGYATGRWLPVPVVIFEIVLGVLVGPDVLGWAHHDQVIDTLSDLGLSMLIFLAGYEIRFAEVRGDTLRRAGGAWVLSFAAGLGVALLLSGADLAKSLVIGTALTSTALGAVLPILRDSGRLEGRFGSVVMAFGSVGEFGPIIAMALLFSGRSPGAASVVLAVFALVTAGAVFWAMRPRPPWFARIIAVTLHSSGQFAVRFVMLLLAGMLGLAHVFGLDTLLGAFAAGMLTRLVLQGSVPERSDAILERVEAIGFGFLVPFFYVVTGIDFDLAALLDGGRPLLLLPVFLLLFLLVRGVPAYLLAPRDLAGPAPRAALGLFSSTCLPLVVAITAIGLDDRVIGAEEAAALVAAAMVSVLVFPLLAFRLLRGEEGEGAGRAVPGRAAESGEAW from the coding sequence ATGGAGCACCCGGGCACCCTCGTTCTGATCATGGCCCTGGCGGTTCTCGCCCCGTTGCTCGGTTATGCGACCGGGCGGTGGCTGCCGGTCCCCGTCGTCATCTTCGAGATCGTGCTCGGGGTCCTGGTCGGGCCCGACGTGCTCGGCTGGGCCCATCACGACCAGGTCATCGACACCCTGTCCGACCTGGGGCTCTCGATGCTGATCTTCCTGGCGGGGTACGAGATCCGGTTCGCCGAGGTCCGCGGCGACACGCTGCGCCGGGCCGGTGGGGCCTGGGTGCTGTCGTTCGCCGCCGGGCTCGGGGTCGCCCTGCTGCTGAGCGGGGCGGACCTGGCGAAGAGCCTGGTCATCGGCACCGCGCTGACCAGCACCGCGCTGGGCGCCGTGCTGCCGATCCTGCGGGACTCCGGGCGGCTGGAGGGGCGGTTCGGGTCGGTGGTGATGGCGTTCGGGTCGGTGGGGGAGTTCGGCCCGATCATCGCGATGGCGCTGCTGTTCAGCGGGCGCAGCCCGGGGGCGGCGAGCGTGGTGCTGGCCGTGTTCGCCCTCGTCACGGCGGGCGCGGTGTTCTGGGCGATGCGGCCGAGGCCCCCGTGGTTCGCCCGGATCATCGCCGTGACCCTGCACTCCAGCGGCCAGTTCGCGGTGCGCTTCGTCATGCTGCTGCTGGCCGGGATGCTGGGGCTCGCCCATGTCTTCGGCCTGGACACCCTGCTCGGCGCGTTCGCGGCGGGCATGCTGACCCGGCTCGTCCTCCAGGGGTCGGTGCCCGAGCGGAGCGACGCGATCCTGGAGCGGGTGGAGGCGATCGGCTTCGGCTTCCTCGTACCGTTCTTCTACGTCGTCACCGGTATCGACTTCGACCTCGCGGCGCTGCTCGACGGCGGCCGCCCGCTGCTGCTCCTGCCGGTCTTCCTGCTGCTGTTCCTGCTGGTGCGCGGGGTTCCGGCGTATCTGCTGGCCCCGCGCGACCTGGCCGGACCCGCCCCGCGGGCCGCACTCGGACTCTTCTCGTCCACGTGTCTGCCGCTGGTGGTCGCGATCACCGCGATCGGCCTGGACGACCGGGTGATCGGGGCGGAGGAGGCCGCCGCCCTGGTCGCCGCCGCGATGGTGTCGGTCCTGGTGTTCCCGCTGCTGGCGTTCCGGCTGCTGCGCGGGGAGGAGGGCGAGGGCGCCGGCAGAGCCGTTCCGGGGCGGGCGGCGGAGAGCGGCGAGGCGTGGTGA